The following are from one region of the Candidatus Polarisedimenticolia bacterium genome:
- a CDS encoding alpha/beta family hydrolase has protein sequence MPSENAESLTIDLQDGRTVSGLLLMPRQPLACLALSHGAGAGMTHPFLSAFAAGLAERRIATLRYQFPYMERGSRRPDPPKLAQATVRAALVLARRLVPRIPLFAGGKSFGGRMTSQAQAESPLPGVRGLVFLGFPLHPPGRPSDERGRHLFDVQVPMLFLQGTRDDFGSLPLLRPLIERLGARATLEAVADADHSFHVPARTGRSNEEVFTGMLERLVAWMETVDKSTQP, from the coding sequence ATGCCCTCTGAAAATGCCGAAAGCCTGACGATCGATCTCCAGGACGGCCGGACCGTCTCCGGGCTTCTGCTGATGCCGCGCCAGCCGCTCGCCTGCCTGGCGCTCTCCCATGGAGCGGGCGCCGGCATGACTCACCCCTTCCTCTCGGCCTTCGCCGCCGGGCTAGCCGAGCGAAGGATCGCCACGCTGCGCTATCAGTTCCCCTACATGGAGCGAGGCTCGAGGCGGCCGGATCCGCCCAAGCTCGCCCAGGCGACCGTCCGCGCCGCCCTCGTCCTGGCGCGGCGCCTTGTCCCGCGGATCCCGCTCTTTGCGGGAGGCAAGTCGTTCGGTGGCCGCATGACCTCCCAGGCGCAGGCCGAATCGCCGCTGCCCGGCGTCCGCGGTCTCGTCTTCCTGGGGTTTCCCTTGCATCCACCCGGACGTCCATCGGACGAGCGTGGCCGGCATCTCTTCGACGTGCAGGTCCCGATGCTCTTCCTGCAGGGAACGCGTGACGATTTCGGGAGCCTGCCTCTGCTGCGGCCCCTGATCGAGCGGCTCGGCGCGCGCGCGACGCTCGAGGCCGTCGCAGACGCGGATCACTCCTTCCACGTTCCCGCCCGAACCGGACGCAGCAACGAAGAGGTCTTCACCGGGATGCTGGAGAGGCTGGTCGCCTGGATGGAGACCGTCGATAAGAGCACGCAACCATGA
- a CDS encoding sigma-70 family RNA polymerase sigma factor gives MPTCADPSRDNLIQTGLKRGDPAAVRVVLRWIRSILALPRYTRLRSEKEDMEQEVMLRILDSLRREHFDPSRDLRVYIQAITMYTARQTLSRKSSLQGRPQDAGALLDRAVGEPTVTLQTVRLALQGMSPACRDLIRYFYFEEHSYGEIARILDIPIGTVKSRLSRCRLEMRRAITAASYGLRTQDRRATPKRTAVTLGTRHVPLRRH, from the coding sequence ATGCCCACGTGTGCCGATCCGTCAAGAGACAACCTCATCCAAACCGGCCTGAAGCGCGGCGATCCCGCTGCCGTCCGAGTCGTCCTGAGGTGGATTCGCTCGATTCTCGCTTTGCCCCGGTATACCCGTCTCCGCTCGGAAAAAGAAGACATGGAACAGGAGGTGATGCTGCGGATTCTCGATTCCCTTCGCCGCGAGCATTTCGATCCTTCGCGCGATCTGCGCGTTTACATCCAGGCCATCACCATGTACACGGCCCGGCAGACACTGTCGCGCAAGTCGTCGCTGCAGGGCCGCCCTCAAGACGCGGGGGCTCTCCTCGATCGGGCTGTCGGTGAGCCCACCGTGACCTTGCAAACGGTGAGGCTCGCGCTCCAGGGGATGTCCCCCGCGTGCAGGGACCTGATCCGATATTTCTATTTTGAGGAGCATAGTTACGGCGAGATCGCCCGCATTCTCGACATCCCGATTGGCACGGTGAAATCTCGCCTGTCGCGATGCCGTCTCGAGATGCGGCGGGCGATCACGGCCGCATCGTACGGTCTCCGCACGCAGGACCGGCGCGCGACTCCAAAGCGCACGGCGGTCACGCTCGGGACGCGCCACGTTCCGCTGCGACGGCATTGA
- a CDS encoding TlpA disulfide reductase family protein has translation MALSQLGRGTILVGLTTLSMCAPGCVDREVGQYRFHRAVVNLEYAAVGMKPVEHAVLHDRVGQDGELWSGTIMRRLSGDSRTDSRHYLPFLARYTQGLAQQAWWDSDLDGSLEDEHPVNLTAYRSPAGARSFLAEFHWRTGPTGDEHDIHQMVRVVLEPRIAIDTNPVYRVQTVYGMVGRVYLDGRRCRAVLFDGNGDGLYTHDPLDGMFVDLDGDRHLSIDPFSPEFGSFSSQFSMGHYVYEATAIDPEGRALTLRRLDLAHAVRPPIVGELAPDAPFEDETGRRTFLDDYRGRPVVIYFFAMWCGQATSKIGALKSLYAQYRSSGLEILMVSFDADRAALDTFLAEHAITWPTSFSGKVLWNDPLGRAYKVRYPGIFFLIDTKGRLHGQYEDTPKLADAVADVIEHRPDDAVRTLTRASPPDGVD, from the coding sequence TTGGCGCTGTCCCAACTCGGGCGCGGAACGATCCTCGTCGGGCTGACAACCCTCAGCATGTGCGCCCCGGGCTGCGTGGACCGCGAAGTCGGCCAGTACCGCTTTCACCGCGCTGTCGTGAATCTCGAATACGCCGCGGTCGGCATGAAGCCCGTCGAGCACGCCGTCCTGCACGATCGTGTCGGCCAGGACGGTGAGCTCTGGTCTGGCACGATCATGCGACGCCTCTCCGGCGATAGTCGCACCGACAGCCGCCATTACCTCCCGTTCCTGGCGCGATACACGCAAGGCCTGGCGCAGCAGGCGTGGTGGGATTCGGATCTCGACGGCAGCCTGGAGGATGAACACCCGGTCAACCTGACGGCCTACCGCTCCCCCGCCGGCGCCCGGTCGTTTCTCGCCGAATTCCATTGGCGTACCGGTCCCACCGGCGATGAACATGACATCCATCAGATGGTGCGCGTCGTCCTCGAGCCGCGCATCGCGATCGACACCAATCCCGTCTATCGCGTCCAGACGGTCTATGGAATGGTCGGTCGGGTCTACCTCGACGGTCGCCGCTGCCGGGCGGTTCTCTTCGACGGCAATGGCGACGGTTTGTACACGCACGATCCCCTCGACGGCATGTTCGTCGATCTGGATGGTGATCGGCATTTGAGCATCGATCCATTCTCCCCGGAGTTCGGCTCATTCTCGTCCCAGTTTTCGATGGGCCACTATGTCTACGAAGCGACCGCCATCGATCCCGAGGGACGCGCCCTGACGCTCAGGCGTCTCGATCTGGCACACGCAGTGCGACCGCCGATCGTAGGCGAGCTGGCGCCGGACGCGCCGTTCGAGGATGAGACCGGGCGCCGGACATTCCTCGACGACTATCGTGGCCGCCCCGTCGTGATCTATTTCTTCGCCATGTGGTGCGGCCAGGCGACGTCCAAAATAGGCGCCCTCAAGAGCCTGTACGCCCAGTACCGATCATCCGGTCTCGAGATCCTGATGGTTTCGTTCGACGCGGATCGCGCCGCCCTCGACACATTCCTGGCCGAGCATGCGATCACGTGGCCGACATCGTTCTCGGGCAAAGTACTCTGGAACGATCCGCTGGGACGCGCCTATAAGGTCCGGTATCCAGGCATCTTTTTCTTGATCGATACGAAGGGACGGCTGCACGGACAATACGAGGACACTCCGAAACTGGCAGACGCGGTCGCCGACGTCATCGAGCACAGGCCGGATGACGCTGTTCGCACCTTGACCCGCGCGTCGCCTCCGGATGGAGTCGACTGA
- a CDS encoding fused MFS/spermidine synthase, which yields MSLPIQQHPLQAAPPAPTRLVSICLFLSGASGLIYEVSWARALELLFGSTTYAVATVLAAFMGGLALGSWWMGARAHTFVRLGPLGLYAALETALAVVASCVPVLLKAQGALVRTLPQWIGDSFVATSAVRLVLCFLLLLLPTALMGATLPAISNLVARRGEATGRSVGVLYAINTLGGVMGCAAAGLLLLPRFGLLRTQLVAVGINLGVGCVAFLMMRRGRRSASLPMGQAEMRVDDVGAAATSVADGRGVRAITGLSIAAYALSGLTAIVYEVAWNRLLVLVLGSSTYAYTIMLATFLLGLGVGGWIGARVLQPGVTPLVAIGLCQTVVAISTWASLFLVDELPFFYVVALGHLPPSPHGVLGVQWGLAAVLMVLPTMGLGAMFPAIVGALDPEGLRASRTVGRAIAWNTLGAILGSIAAGFWLVPRLGTGPTLRSGILVNAIVAMIVFVAARSEAGPALRFATTLALLVFAANVMILAPRWRPDILSSGVFRYAKEYLGLDRAAFRQKARTHAGDILMFEEGLTCTVQVIRTTPLLALQINGKPDASVPSGLTDPYARTIPAVLGDLPTQVLMAHLPLMLAKTSDRVLVVGLGSGVTLGSVLKHPVRHVECIEIEDAVVRASRFFDAQSGSPLLDPRVHLVLNDARTRLALPGPAFDVIISEPSNPWTAGSASLFTTDFFSIARRRLSPGGVFGQWVQLYELDAKDLLTLLRSFIAVFPHAQLFRVGGDAIILGSDRSFSLDMRRILVRAGSAVRADLARVGVDGPEDIVARWWNGGEALRRAIPSGDLNTDDNMLIEFVAPLRVLARGVSGASLADPGALFPDGAHALAEHLLLGDADNRERAAVWARIAAARLALRDTDTALAFAERSLDVEDTAAGWRVYGDALRAAGRPDEALNRWEVAARLYPTDAGLQRALANLFEERADWPALRHRAVELARLDPSDRHAQYLFGKALHHLGDNRGALEALKPLCGSAESSGTNPPVDPCSGDDPANPDLGLLFGSVSIGNALYDQAVDSLRSYLRNKPSDKEARALLVDALRRLGRLDEAEVESRRLVPDASERATAALLAGKEAWRAGDLAQTRDRVEEAWQFNPEDDSVAFTLARIRARSGDVDGAIAAVEQFLTMQADHPWAVGYLGQLLEETGHVDAARLMATRYRSLMGDDWQPVDRDAAPLPQRVPSLGVSRPQSDPPPASLSQR from the coding sequence ATGAGCCTCCCGATCCAACAGCATCCGCTACAGGCGGCCCCGCCTGCGCCGACTCGCCTCGTTTCGATCTGCCTCTTCTTGTCGGGAGCGAGCGGGCTGATTTATGAGGTGTCATGGGCGCGCGCTCTCGAGCTGCTGTTCGGCTCGACGACATACGCGGTGGCAACGGTCCTCGCCGCTTTCATGGGGGGACTCGCGCTCGGCTCCTGGTGGATGGGAGCGCGCGCACACACATTCGTCCGGCTCGGACCCCTGGGACTCTACGCGGCGCTCGAAACGGCGCTTGCCGTCGTCGCGTCGTGCGTGCCCGTTCTCTTGAAGGCGCAGGGGGCGCTCGTGCGGACGCTTCCGCAATGGATTGGCGATTCGTTCGTCGCGACGAGCGCCGTGCGTCTCGTGCTCTGCTTTCTGCTGCTCCTTCTGCCCACGGCCCTGATGGGGGCCACGCTTCCAGCGATCAGCAACCTCGTCGCACGCCGAGGAGAGGCGACCGGTCGCAGTGTCGGCGTGCTCTATGCCATCAATACGCTCGGCGGGGTGATGGGATGCGCGGCGGCCGGTCTGCTGCTACTGCCCCGATTCGGCCTCCTGCGCACGCAGCTCGTGGCGGTGGGCATCAATCTCGGTGTCGGGTGTGTCGCCTTCTTGATGATGCGCCGGGGCCGGCGCTCAGCGAGCCTGCCCATGGGCCAGGCAGAGATGCGTGTCGACGATGTCGGAGCCGCGGCCACTTCGGTCGCCGACGGCCGGGGCGTGCGTGCGATCACGGGGCTGTCGATCGCCGCGTATGCGCTCTCTGGCCTCACCGCCATAGTGTACGAGGTGGCGTGGAACAGGCTGCTCGTCCTCGTGCTCGGATCTTCGACCTATGCGTACACCATCATGCTCGCCACCTTTCTCCTCGGACTGGGCGTGGGCGGCTGGATCGGGGCCCGCGTGCTGCAACCGGGCGTCACGCCGCTGGTCGCCATCGGCCTCTGCCAGACCGTGGTGGCGATCTCCACGTGGGCAAGCCTGTTTCTGGTGGATGAGCTCCCCTTTTTCTATGTCGTGGCGCTCGGCCACCTGCCCCCCTCCCCGCACGGCGTACTGGGAGTCCAATGGGGACTCGCCGCCGTGCTGATGGTGCTGCCGACGATGGGCCTGGGCGCCATGTTCCCGGCCATCGTCGGCGCTCTCGATCCCGAAGGCCTGCGCGCCTCTCGCACGGTCGGCCGGGCCATCGCCTGGAATACCTTGGGAGCCATCCTCGGGTCGATCGCCGCCGGCTTCTGGCTGGTCCCCAGGCTCGGCACCGGCCCGACACTCCGTTCCGGAATTCTCGTCAACGCGATCGTGGCGATGATCGTGTTCGTCGCGGCGCGGAGCGAGGCGGGGCCCGCGCTGCGTTTCGCCACGACACTGGCCCTGCTTGTCTTTGCCGCGAACGTGATGATCCTTGCGCCGCGCTGGCGTCCCGACATCCTGTCGAGCGGCGTGTTTCGTTACGCCAAGGAGTACCTTGGCCTGGATCGCGCCGCTTTTCGCCAGAAGGCTCGCACGCACGCCGGCGATATCCTGATGTTCGAAGAGGGCCTCACGTGCACCGTCCAGGTCATCCGCACGACGCCGCTGCTCGCGCTGCAGATCAACGGCAAGCCCGACGCATCGGTGCCGTCCGGCCTGACCGATCCGTATGCGCGGACGATTCCCGCGGTTCTCGGGGATCTGCCGACGCAAGTGCTTATGGCTCACCTTCCTCTTATGCTCGCGAAAACATCCGACCGCGTGTTGGTAGTCGGCCTGGGAAGCGGAGTGACGCTCGGTTCGGTGCTGAAGCACCCCGTACGGCACGTCGAGTGCATCGAGATCGAGGACGCGGTCGTGCGGGCGAGCCGTTTCTTCGATGCCCAAAGCGGATCGCCCCTTCTCGATCCACGGGTGCATCTCGTGCTGAACGATGCGAGGACCAGACTGGCGCTTCCGGGACCGGCTTTCGACGTCATCATTTCGGAACCCTCGAATCCGTGGACCGCCGGATCCGCATCGCTTTTTACCACCGATTTCTTCTCCATCGCTCGACGGCGGCTGAGCCCCGGAGGTGTGTTCGGCCAGTGGGTGCAGCTCTACGAGCTGGACGCCAAGGACCTCCTGACCCTGCTCCGCAGCTTCATCGCCGTTTTCCCGCACGCGCAGTTGTTTCGCGTAGGCGGCGACGCCATCATTCTCGGTAGCGACCGATCCTTTTCACTCGACATGCGCCGGATACTCGTACGCGCCGGATCCGCGGTGCGCGCCGATCTCGCACGCGTCGGCGTCGACGGCCCCGAAGACATCGTGGCCCGTTGGTGGAACGGCGGCGAAGCGCTTCGCCGCGCAATACCGTCGGGCGATCTCAACACGGACGACAACATGCTGATTGAGTTCGTGGCGCCTCTGCGGGTGCTGGCGCGCGGGGTATCGGGCGCGAGCCTCGCCGACCCGGGGGCGCTGTTCCCGGACGGCGCGCACGCACTGGCCGAACACCTCCTCCTGGGCGATGCGGACAACAGGGAGCGTGCCGCCGTCTGGGCACGCATCGCCGCGGCACGTCTGGCGCTGCGCGACACCGACACGGCCCTCGCGTTCGCCGAGCGCTCGTTGGACGTCGAGGACACGGCCGCGGGGTGGCGCGTTTACGGCGACGCTTTGCGTGCCGCCGGACGGCCGGACGAGGCCCTGAACCGCTGGGAGGTCGCGGCGCGTCTGTATCCCACCGATGCGGGCCTGCAACGCGCTCTGGCGAACCTTTTCGAAGAGCGCGCGGACTGGCCGGCTCTGCGGCATCGCGCCGTTGAGCTGGCGAGGCTCGATCCATCGGACCGTCACGCCCAATATCTTTTTGGGAAGGCCCTGCACCATCTCGGCGATAATCGTGGAGCATTGGAGGCGTTGAAGCCGCTTTGCGGATCCGCCGAGTCTTCGGGGACGAATCCGCCGGTCGATCCCTGCTCCGGCGATGATCCTGCCAATCCGGATCTCGGTCTGCTGTTCGGCTCGGTGTCGATCGGAAACGCCCTGTACGACCAGGCGGTCGACTCGCTTCGATCCTACTTGCGCAACAAACCGTCAGACAAAGAGGCACGCGCTCTGCTCGTGGACGCTCTTCGCAGGCTGGGCCGCCTCGACGAGGCCGAGGTCGAGTCCCGGCGACTCGTGCCCGACGCCTCGGAGAGGGCCACGGCCGCGCTTCTGGCCGGGAAGGAAGCCTGGCGGGCCGGCGATCTCGCTCAGACCCGCGACCGCGTCGAGGAGGCGTGGCAATTCAACCCCGAGGACGACTCGGTCGCCTTCACACTGGCCCGGATTCGGGCACGGTCCGGGGACGTCGATGGCGCGATCGCCGCCGTCGAGCAGTTCCTCACGATGCAGGCGGACCATCCATGGGCCGTCGGCTATCTCGGCCAGTTGCTCGAGGAGACCGGCCACGTCGACGCGGCGCGGCTGATGGCGACACGCTATCGGAGTCTGATGGGTGACGATTGGCAGCCCGTCGACCGCGACGCCGCTCCGTTGCCGCAGCGTGTGCCAAGTCTCGGCGTTTCTCGACCGCAATCCGATCCCCCGCCCGCTTCCCTCTCCCAGCGTTGA
- a CDS encoding tetratricopeptide repeat protein: MHPYSARDVERLVHLPRSRIRSLVEAGFVSPARGPRNAWRFSFQDLIVLRTAQALAAAKVPLKRITRSVKELRRRLPDSMPLSGLNISAEADGVVVREGARRWRAESGQYLLGFEGDAAGGSLSVLERQGAEAPTGAQDWFDRGVALETQDPEAAVQAYERAMVLDPGLLKACINLGCLLHEMGRFDRAEGVYRDAIQLNGSDPVLLYDLGVLLGDLGRKNEAMEAYRAALRENPRFADCHFNLALLCERLGRPKDAIQHMATYLRLTATSKSE; the protein is encoded by the coding sequence ATGCACCCGTACAGCGCGCGCGACGTCGAGAGGCTCGTTCACCTCCCGCGCAGCAGGATCCGATCGCTCGTCGAGGCCGGGTTCGTGTCACCCGCGCGCGGGCCGCGCAACGCCTGGCGGTTCTCGTTCCAGGATCTGATCGTCCTTCGCACGGCCCAGGCGCTCGCCGCGGCCAAAGTCCCGCTCAAACGCATCACGCGTTCGGTGAAGGAGCTGCGGCGCCGCCTTCCCGATTCCATGCCTCTTTCCGGATTGAACATCTCAGCGGAGGCCGATGGCGTCGTGGTCAGGGAAGGGGCCCGCCGCTGGCGGGCCGAGTCGGGGCAGTACCTGCTCGGCTTCGAGGGCGACGCTGCCGGAGGCTCCCTGAGCGTCCTCGAGCGGCAGGGCGCGGAGGCGCCGACGGGCGCACAAGACTGGTTCGACCGGGGAGTCGCCCTGGAGACGCAGGACCCGGAGGCCGCCGTCCAGGCGTACGAGCGCGCCATGGTGCTGGACCCCGGGCTCCTCAAGGCCTGCATCAATCTGGGATGTCTGCTCCACGAGATGGGGCGTTTCGACAGGGCCGAGGGCGTCTATCGCGACGCCATTCAGCTGAACGGCAGCGACCCGGTGCTGCTCTACGACCTGGGCGTCCTTCTCGGCGACTTGGGGCGGAAGAACGAAGCGATGGAGGCGTATCGGGCGGCGCTGCGGGAGAATCCGCGCTTTGCGGACTGTCATTTCAACCTTGCCCTGCTGTGTGAGCGACTTGGCAGACCGAAGGACGCCATCCAGCACATGGCGACGTATCTCAGGCTGACCGCGACGTCCAAGTCGGAGTAG
- a CDS encoding Ku protein, whose translation MAPRAIASLTVSFGLVSIPVKLFSATEASHAISFNLLHKGCGSRLKQQYLCAKEEVVVPREDMVKGYEFAKDQYVMFSPEELKAVEEAGTHSAEIAEFVPIASIDPVHFDKAYYLAPDKGGAKPYALFARALRESKRCAIGRWGARGKQYIVMIRPVADGLVMQQLLYAGEVRSLQEIEIPKGEVKDAELKLAQQLIEQQSSEAFDPAPYVDEVRTRIEAAIQKKVEGQEITMAEAPEGGAQVIDLMEALRASLEKKASAKARQPQAEERKPPKRAQESEAPAKKTAKK comes from the coding sequence ATGGCACCACGGGCCATCGCGTCGCTGACCGTCTCCTTTGGACTCGTTTCGATTCCGGTGAAGCTCTTCTCCGCCACGGAGGCGAGCCACGCGATCTCTTTCAATCTCCTGCACAAGGGATGCGGGTCGCGGCTGAAGCAGCAGTACCTCTGCGCCAAGGAAGAGGTGGTGGTCCCGCGCGAGGACATGGTGAAGGGGTACGAGTTCGCCAAGGACCAGTACGTGATGTTCTCTCCCGAGGAGCTGAAGGCCGTGGAGGAGGCGGGGACGCACAGCGCCGAGATCGCCGAGTTCGTCCCGATCGCCTCGATCGACCCGGTGCACTTCGACAAGGCCTATTACCTCGCGCCCGACAAGGGCGGGGCGAAGCCGTACGCGCTCTTCGCCAGGGCGCTGCGCGAGTCGAAGCGCTGCGCCATCGGACGCTGGGGGGCGCGCGGCAAGCAGTACATCGTGATGATCCGCCCGGTGGCGGACGGCCTGGTCATGCAGCAGCTGCTTTACGCCGGCGAGGTGAGGTCGCTCCAGGAGATCGAGATTCCCAAGGGCGAGGTGAAGGACGCCGAGCTCAAGCTGGCGCAGCAGCTGATCGAGCAGCAGTCGTCCGAGGCCTTCGACCCCGCCCCGTACGTCGACGAGGTGCGCACGCGCATCGAGGCGGCGATCCAGAAGAAGGTAGAGGGGCAGGAGATCACCATGGCCGAGGCGCCCGAGGGCGGCGCGCAGGTCATCGACCTCATGGAGGCGCTGCGCGCCAGCCTGGAGAAGAAGGCCTCCGCGAAGGCGCGGCAGCCCCAGGCCGAGGAACGCAAGCCGCCCAAGCGCGCCCAGGAGAGCGAGGCTCCCGCGAAGAAGACCGCCAAGAAGTAG
- the ligD gene encoding non-homologous end-joining DNA ligase, producing MKPPSTPGTSPLDEYASKRAFDATPEPPPAVAQRSGPLLFVIQKHAARQLHYDVRLECDGVLKSWACPKGPSLDPGEKRLAVQVEDHPYDYASFEGIIPPGQYGAGEVIVWDCGVYSPDEGGTWFDAREQAEKRTREGIGKGKLSVTLRGEKVKGSFALVRTKDPKNWLLIKHRDRFATTAGSAAGDVTERNRSVLSGAAVEEMKVVPAHRIPATRLVPMGDIEPMPEKLEPMHAEIGEAAFSHPDWMWEPKLDGYRVLAFLDGKEVRLRSRRGLELAPTFPGLVEELVKQAAGRMILDGEIVAFDAAGRPSFNALQNRAQLKTAAELKAAEQSVPVVLFCFDLLYFAGVDLRKAPYRDRRRYLSQCLLPTPRVQLVHASDDGIALHEAALQSGFEGVIGKRKESRYEAGRRSGSWLKVKPTRSADFVIGGYTRGKGSRASLGAILVGYWDKKKLRFASHVGSGFDERSVAQVKARLEPLERKTCPFDEKPDLPKPTTWVEPKVVAEVKFHSWTKDGHLRAPVFLRLRDDLKAKDVKARDVRGARVSGAAASGAQAGPAGSKAAGEGATDEIDRIVAQLASSRKDFPLVVGPHRIRLTHLDKVYWPADQALQQPAMTKRDLLRYLAQVSPHILRHLADRPLTMIRMPEGIQGHRFFQKHWDQERPEFVETITVFSEHKDEKHDYLLCNNLPTLLWLAQLGTLEFHVWHSRARPGPDAQGRGTEYASSLEALEASVLDCPDYLVFDLDPYIYSGKEAPGDEPELNTAAFEKGKEVAFRLRELLQSMSLEAIVKTSGKTGLHVFVPIRRTLGFDKAREVCELVGRHLMRKHPKDITMEWSVPKRTGKIFLDYNMNVRGKTLNVAYSPRGAAGAPVSMPLTWDELAGAHPLDFRIANAAERLAETGDRWRDALKSKQDLERLLNRTT from the coding sequence GTGAAGCCGCCCTCCACTCCCGGGACCTCGCCGCTCGACGAGTACGCCTCCAAGCGGGCTTTCGACGCCACGCCCGAGCCGCCGCCTGCGGTGGCCCAGCGGAGCGGGCCGCTCCTCTTCGTGATCCAGAAGCATGCGGCCCGGCAGCTTCATTATGACGTGCGGCTCGAGTGCGACGGCGTCCTGAAATCCTGGGCCTGCCCCAAGGGGCCGTCGCTCGACCCGGGTGAGAAGCGCCTCGCGGTCCAGGTCGAGGATCATCCCTACGATTATGCGTCGTTCGAGGGGATCATACCCCCCGGCCAGTACGGGGCGGGAGAGGTGATCGTCTGGGACTGCGGCGTCTACTCGCCGGACGAGGGGGGGACCTGGTTCGACGCCCGTGAGCAGGCGGAGAAGCGCACGAGGGAAGGGATCGGGAAGGGGAAGCTGAGCGTCACCCTGCGCGGTGAGAAGGTGAAGGGCTCGTTCGCGCTGGTGCGCACCAAGGACCCGAAGAACTGGCTGCTGATCAAGCACAGGGACAGGTTCGCCACGACGGCCGGCTCGGCTGCCGGCGACGTCACGGAACGGAACCGCTCGGTGCTCTCGGGCGCCGCGGTCGAAGAGATGAAGGTCGTGCCGGCGCACCGCATTCCGGCGACCCGGCTCGTTCCCATGGGCGACATCGAGCCGATGCCTGAGAAGCTCGAGCCGATGCACGCCGAGATCGGCGAGGCGGCGTTCAGCCATCCCGACTGGATGTGGGAGCCGAAGCTCGACGGCTACCGGGTGCTCGCCTTCCTCGACGGCAAGGAGGTGAGGCTGCGCTCGCGCCGCGGGCTGGAGCTGGCGCCGACATTTCCGGGACTGGTCGAAGAGCTGGTGAAGCAGGCGGCGGGGCGCATGATCCTGGACGGCGAGATCGTGGCGTTCGATGCCGCCGGCAGGCCCTCCTTCAACGCGCTGCAGAACCGCGCCCAGCTGAAGACCGCGGCCGAGCTGAAGGCGGCGGAGCAGAGCGTGCCGGTCGTGCTGTTTTGCTTCGATCTGCTCTATTTCGCCGGCGTCGACCTGCGCAAGGCGCCGTACCGCGATCGGCGGCGCTATCTCTCGCAGTGTCTCCTGCCCACGCCGCGCGTGCAGCTGGTGCACGCCTCCGACGACGGCATCGCCCTGCACGAAGCGGCGCTTCAGAGCGGCTTCGAAGGGGTCATCGGCAAGCGCAAGGAGAGCCGCTACGAGGCGGGCAGGCGCTCGGGGTCGTGGCTGAAGGTGAAGCCGACGCGCAGCGCGGACTTCGTCATCGGAGGCTACACGCGCGGGAAGGGATCGCGCGCGTCGCTCGGGGCGATCCTCGTCGGGTACTGGGACAAGAAGAAACTCCGCTTCGCGTCGCACGTCGGATCGGGCTTCGACGAGCGCTCCGTGGCACAGGTGAAGGCCAGGCTCGAGCCGCTCGAGCGGAAGACCTGCCCGTTCGACGAAAAGCCCGACCTGCCGAAGCCGACCACCTGGGTGGAGCCGAAGGTGGTGGCCGAGGTCAAGTTCCACTCATGGACCAAGGACGGCCACCTGCGCGCGCCGGTCTTCCTGCGCCTGCGCGACGACCTGAAGGCGAAGGACGTGAAAGCGCGGGACGTGCGAGGGGCCCGGGTGTCGGGGGCTGCGGCCTCCGGGGCGCAGGCGGGTCCCGCAGGGTCCAAGGCAGCGGGCGAGGGGGCGACGGACGAGATCGACCGGATCGTGGCGCAGCTCGCGAGCAGCAGGAAGGACTTCCCGCTCGTCGTCGGGCCGCACCGCATCCGCCTCACGCATCTCGACAAGGTCTACTGGCCCGCCGATCAGGCGCTGCAGCAGCCGGCGATGACCAAGCGCGACCTGCTGCGCTATCTGGCGCAGGTGTCGCCGCACATCCTGAGGCACCTCGCAGACCGCCCGCTGACCATGATCCGCATGCCGGAGGGGATCCAGGGGCACCGCTTCTTCCAGAAGCACTGGGACCAGGAGCGGCCGGAGTTCGTCGAGACGATCACCGTCTTCTCCGAGCACAAGGACGAGAAGCACGACTATCTCCTGTGCAACAACCTGCCGACGCTCCTGTGGCTGGCCCAGCTGGGGACGCTCGAATTCCACGTCTGGCATTCGCGCGCCAGGCCGGGGCCGGACGCCCAGGGCCGGGGCACCGAATACGCCTCGTCGCTCGAGGCCCTGGAGGCCTCGGTGCTGGACTGTCCCGACTACCTTGTTTTCGACCTCGACCCCTACATATATTCAGGCAAGGAAGCGCCCGGCGACGAGCCGGAGCTGAACACGGCGGCGTTCGAGAAGGGGAAGGAAGTGGCGTTCAGGCTGCGCGAGCTGCTTCAGAGCATGTCGCTCGAGGCGATCGTCAAGACCTCGGGGAAGACGGGGCTGCACGTCTTCGTGCCGATCCGGCGCACGCTCGGGTTCGACAAGGCCCGCGAGGTCTGCGAGCTGGTCGGGCGGCACCTGATGCGCAAGCACCCGAAGGACATCACGATGGAGTGGAGCGTGCCGAAGCGCACCGGGAAGATCTTCCTGGACTACAATATGAACGTCCGCGGCAAGACGCTGAACGTGGCCTATTCGCCACGCGGCGCCGCCGGCGCCCCGGTGTCGATGCCGCTGACGTGGGACGAGCTCGCGGGCGCGCACCCGCTCGACTTCCGGATCGCCAACGCCGCCGAGCGCCTGGCGGAAACCGGCGATCGCTGGCGGGACGCGCTGAAGAGCAAGCAGGATCTGGAGCGTCTGCTGAACCGCACGACTTGA